GTTCAGGTTATCTTGGTTCTGGTCTTAGTCCCAGATATTGACATTCAGGTCTCTATTAGCTCCATCTTCTGTAATCTCTAAGCAGTCTTGTTTCACTTCTACATTGATCTGCGGTTTGAGGGGTCCTGGATTCTTTGCGAAGTGAATTTAAACAGAAGGGACACCAAGATGGCATTTACAAATCTCTCCAGAGCTTCAGCCTTACAAAATTAGTTATATTCCCCCAAAATAAAACTCCCTTGCTAATCTGCTAGGGTGCCTCCACCAAAGGAAGGATCCAAATAATTCTCAACCTAATTTATGTTTTTGGCCTCTGTTACTTCTAGAACTAAGAATTCCATAAGTTTATTACACACTGTGTaaagtaacatttttactttctctAAGACATCATCCTTCAAGCCTTGATTCTGGAATGTGGGGGCTCTCGACCCCGATGACTTCATCTCGCTTTTCTTGATTTATAAGTATCCCAGCGTGGTGAACGTAGTGAAATCCTACtcctacagaaaatacaaaaagtagccggacatagtggtgcgcacctgtagtcccagctacttgggaggctgaggtgggaggatcggtggagcctgggaggctgagtttgcagtgagccaagatcatgccactgcactctagcctgggtgacagagcaagaccctgtctcaaaaaaaagtgtatgtgaGTTTCCTTCAGACTTTGAGTTTCCAGAttgagaattttatttattatcattagaTGACAATGTTTCTATTCATGGGTGCAGACATAACTGAGAAGACAGATGTCTAGCCAGTAATTCCTTCTGCAGGCTATTCAGAAAAGAACTGCTCTGATTTGTAGTTTCTATCAGCAGGAAATACCCCTGTTTGAGGTTGTTCTCATCATTCACTATCTTCTTACAGTAAGTCTACCACATCTTATGATCAAGTTTCCTATCCCattaggatttttttccctttgccctGAATGTTTCCACTTTCTGATATTGTATTTAAGTATCCGATggaagcattattttattttatttttttttatccaaaATGTGTTTATTGAGAAGGTTTCCCACTCATCTTGATTCAGAGTGCCTTTAGTGCTGCTTCCTCCTAAAGGAACATCCTTCTGTAAGCCTTGCTTTTCCTCCTGTAGGCTGGCAGAGGACAGTGGAGCAGCCAACACACAAAACTACCGTTTGTTCATGGCTAAAGACCGTGGTGATTTTATAGCATCCTGGGCATTTCACACCCATGAAGTAGGAATTGGGGCTCTGCACCAGGAGTTTCTTCTTGtgtttcctcttcttctcttctggGGAGGGATGAAGGAGATCCTTTGCGAGAGGCATGTTCTCGTGTGGGTAGGTTGTCACCGCCGGAAAGCAGCATTATTTTCTATACTGCCAATTGGTATCTCCCATTGGCATTCTGATAGGGGGATTCCCATCTATGAATCATCCAAGTAGAGATGGAAAGTAAGGTAGTTGGATACTAAGTTCTGGAGCTCAAAGGAGAGATCAtaggtaaaaatataaagttgaGGTCATAAGCATTGGATGATATTGAAGCCATGAGAATGGATGAGGTCTCTCAAGGAGATAATGTTGAGGAATGAGAGGAGAATGTTGTTATGACTCAACTCACAATGATACCTCAATTCTACCCAGTTGATATTCTGCTCATTACCTGATTACAGTTATTTGTTTATGTCTTCACTCATACAGTACTGTATCTTATGGCACAAAATTTCTTAGCCTCTTTCAAAGATTTGATTTTTAAGTGTTGTTAGTGGTTTCTTTTTTGGTAATTATAACTCATTGAAGATGTTGTTCAgaaaatcttttccttttatcCCTGGGAGTTAGGGAAATGGTGCCTCTCCAAGAGTGACAGTCCATCTCTCTCACCCTCTCAGTCTTGCCTTCTCTCCTACCACCACCTCCTTCCTCGCCTAGTTGAGATGTCCCAAAGAGAGTTGTATGAAAGTCACCAATACCTCAGGATAAGGAGAAGCATCTAGGCCCCAATAGGCAAATATTTCTCAGGACCATGGTCAGCATAGCACACCTGTCCTGATTTCCATTCCACCCtctgagcttttttcttttccttttaaaacagggtcttgctatgttgcccaggctggagtacagtggctattcacaggtgtgatcataagTACACTgtagcttcgaactcctgggctcaagtgattatcctgccttagccccttcagtagctgggactactgtgCCTGGTTTCTCCTTAGGTTTTAGTCATTGCTATGTCTGTGAGTCTCCATCTTCAGCTCCTAGTCTCAGTCTTTGTTTCCGTCTTCTTATGGTCAATAAACAGTGTCTATGTAGATGAACTATGTTTCTCAAAGTTTTCTCTGCTACTCATTTCCCACTGTCACATCTTTCAGCTGCATCAAAAGTCCAGGGAAAGTTGGACAAGTTACCCCTCACACGCTAAAATGATGAATGAAATTGGGAAAACTCTATTTAAGGGCACAAATGTGACCTATGTGATAAGCTTATGATATGGCCATGAGAAGACAGTTTCTCTATGTCTCCCAGTAGAGTGTCAGTTTGTGTGACAGAGAAATGGACAAATACTCTTGGAGAGGAGTAGCCATCGAGAGATTGCCAGGGAGCGGAAGTTTTTGGGACGTCATTTTCAAATACATGCAGTTATCAAGAAAGAACCATAAGTCAACCAACCTCAAATGCAATAGGAGAAATGACTCTACTGGGAGTTGAGAGTTGGGAGCTCCTTCCTCAAGAAGGAACATGTGAGATCTGCACGTTCCAGTCTAGCAGCTTCTGCAAACTGGAAGAGTTGTTCTTCACCCCACTCAGTTAGGGGTGGAGCTTGATGTCACGCTGAGATCCCTAAGAACATGCAGAACTTCCTGAGCATGAGCAGTGTGGTACCTTGGAGTACACACTCTGATAGCTTTGAAGCCAGTGGAGGATATCCAGCTGTTTTTAGGGTTGTCCTGATGTGGGATGTGTTTAATCTTGGGTTGCATGTTTATGTTCATAACTGTGCAGACTGCTTGTGACTCCTAATTGTGTGCATGCCATCACGGGCGTGCCTTTGGAGGCATTCTCATAAGATTAGAGAAATGTCTTGATGACTCTAAGAGATTTGACAGGGTTTGTGAGTCAAAAGATTTGATTGTATGATGGATTCCTGCTCTATTCCTTTACCCTAAGTTAGAGTATATTCTGGTCTATTTCTAGGATGTTgccagtatgtgtgtg
The Theropithecus gelada isolate Dixy chromosome 7b, Tgel_1.0, whole genome shotgun sequence DNA segment above includes these coding regions:
- the LOC112629029 gene encoding 40S ribosomal protein S27-like → MPLAKDLLHPSPEEKKRKHKKKLLVQSPNSYFMGVKCPGCYKITTVFSHEQTVVLCVGCSTVLCQPTGGKARLTEGCSFRRKQH